In Mustela erminea isolate mMusErm1 chromosome 15, mMusErm1.Pri, whole genome shotgun sequence, the following proteins share a genomic window:
- the RNF6 gene encoding E3 ubiquitin-protein ligase RNF6 isoform X8, producing MNTSRSRSHDGSEETSSQDHNHRENERRWQQERLHREEAYYQFINELSDEDYRLMRDHNLLGTPGEITSEELQQRLDEVKEQLASQPDLRNGTNTRESEVPRENSNEDSLLEWLNTFRRTGNATRSGQNGNQTWRAENELNNTHTYPVGLNA from the exons ATGAATACCTCTAGATCTAGATCGCATGATGGTAGTGAAGAAACCTCATCTCAGGACCATAATCATCGCGAAAATGAGAGAAGATGGCAGCAAGAGCGTCTCCACAGAGAAGAAGCCTATTACCAGTTTATTAATGAACTCAGTGATGAAGATTATAGGCTAATGAGAGACCACAATCTTTTAGGCACCCCTG gagAAATAACGTCAGAAGAACTACAACAGAGGTTAGATGAAGTAAAGGAACAACTGGCATCTCAGCCTGACttaagaaatgggacaaataccAGAG AGTCAGAAGTCCCtagagaaaattcaaatgaagATTCTCTGCTAGAATGGTTGAACACCTTTCGACGCACAGGAAATGCAACTCGAAGTGGACAAAATGGGAACCAAACTTGGAGAGCT GAAAATGAGTTGAATAACACTCACACCTACCCGGTGGGATTGAATGCATGA
- the RNF6 gene encoding E3 ubiquitin-protein ligase RNF6 isoform X7, which produces MNTSRSRSHDGSEETSSQDHNHRENERRWQQERLHREEAYYQFINELSDEDYRLMRDHNLLGTPGEITSEELQQRLDEVKEQLASQPDLRNGTNTRESEVPRENSNEDSLLEWLNTFRRTGNATRSGQNGNQTWRALYIRVGLELTTPRLSHKLYGLDQPGK; this is translated from the exons ATGAATACCTCTAGATCTAGATCGCATGATGGTAGTGAAGAAACCTCATCTCAGGACCATAATCATCGCGAAAATGAGAGAAGATGGCAGCAAGAGCGTCTCCACAGAGAAGAAGCCTATTACCAGTTTATTAATGAACTCAGTGATGAAGATTATAGGCTAATGAGAGACCACAATCTTTTAGGCACCCCTG gagAAATAACGTCAGAAGAACTACAACAGAGGTTAGATGAAGTAAAGGAACAACTGGCATCTCAGCCTGACttaagaaatgggacaaataccAGAG AGTCAGAAGTCCCtagagaaaattcaaatgaagATTCTCTGCTAGAATGGTTGAACACCTTTCGACGCACAGGAAATGCAACTCGAAGTGGACAAAATGGGAACCAAACTTGGAGAGCT ctctACATCCgagtagggcttgaactcaccaccccaagactGAGTCACAAGCTCTACGGACTGGACCAGCCAG GAAAATGA
- the RNF6 gene encoding E3 ubiquitin-protein ligase RNF6 isoform X6, with protein sequence MNTSRSRSHDGSEETSSQDHNHRENERRWQQERLHREEAYYQFINELSDEDYRLMRDHNLLGTPGEITSEELQQRLDEVKEQLASQPDLRNGTNTRESEVPRENSNEDSLLEWLNTFRRTGNATRSGQNGNQTWRALYIRVGLELTTPRLSHKLYGLDQPAVGLRDSITSW encoded by the exons ATGAATACCTCTAGATCTAGATCGCATGATGGTAGTGAAGAAACCTCATCTCAGGACCATAATCATCGCGAAAATGAGAGAAGATGGCAGCAAGAGCGTCTCCACAGAGAAGAAGCCTATTACCAGTTTATTAATGAACTCAGTGATGAAGATTATAGGCTAATGAGAGACCACAATCTTTTAGGCACCCCTG gagAAATAACGTCAGAAGAACTACAACAGAGGTTAGATGAAGTAAAGGAACAACTGGCATCTCAGCCTGACttaagaaatgggacaaataccAGAG AGTCAGAAGTCCCtagagaaaattcaaatgaagATTCTCTGCTAGAATGGTTGAACACCTTTCGACGCACAGGAAATGCAACTCGAAGTGGACAAAATGGGAACCAAACTTGGAGAGCT ctctACATCCgagtagggcttgaactcaccaccccaagactGAGTCACAAGCTCTACGGACTGGACCAGCCAG
- the RNF6 gene encoding E3 ubiquitin-protein ligase RNF6 isoform X9, which translates to MNTSRSRSHDGSEETSSQDHNHRENERRWQQERLHREEAYYQFINELSDEDYRLMRDHNLLGTPGEITSEELQQRLDEVKEQLASQPDLRNGTNTRESEVPRENSNEDSLLEWLNTFRRTGNATRSGQNGNQTWRADEAE; encoded by the exons ATGAATACCTCTAGATCTAGATCGCATGATGGTAGTGAAGAAACCTCATCTCAGGACCATAATCATCGCGAAAATGAGAGAAGATGGCAGCAAGAGCGTCTCCACAGAGAAGAAGCCTATTACCAGTTTATTAATGAACTCAGTGATGAAGATTATAGGCTAATGAGAGACCACAATCTTTTAGGCACCCCTG gagAAATAACGTCAGAAGAACTACAACAGAGGTTAGATGAAGTAAAGGAACAACTGGCATCTCAGCCTGACttaagaaatgggacaaataccAGAG AGTCAGAAGTCCCtagagaaaattcaaatgaagATTCTCTGCTAGAATGGTTGAACACCTTTCGACGCACAGGAAATGCAACTCGAAGTGGACAAAATGGGAACCAAACTTGGAGAGCT GATGAGGCAGAGTGA
- the RNF6 gene encoding E3 ubiquitin-protein ligase RNF6 isoform X5, giving the protein MNTSRSRSHDGSEETSSQDHNHRENERRWQQERLHREEAYYQFINELSDEDYRLMRDHNLLGTPGEITSEELQQRLDEVKEQLASQPDLRNGTNTRESEVPRENSNEDSLLEWLNTFRRTGNATRSGQNGNQTWRAVSRTNPNSGEFRFSLEIHINHENRGIEIHGEDHTGIPFSDISRDHTTSRQQRSASPVARRTRSQTSMNFNGSSSNIPRTRLGSRGQNSVEGSSSTLERLRNGIGGAVGVPRTSAPRTNFSGHTNQSGGSELRQREGQRFGAAHVWENGARTNVTVRNTNQRLEPIRLRSTFSSRSRSPIQRQSGTVYRNSQRESRPLQQNSRRSVRRRGITRVFLEQDRERRGTAYAPFSNSRLVSRITVEEGEESSRSSTAARRHPTITLDLQVRRIRPGENRDRDSIASRTRSRVGLAENTVTIESNSGGFRRTISRLERSGIQTYVSTITVPLRRISENELVEPSSVALRSILRQIMTGFGELSSLMEAESESEIQRHGQHLPERHSDLSNVGAANDISQRSEGASPNRRAREDSTAVHGANQTTQPPAPSSDNRGGRQSRNSNNLVETGTLPILRLAHFFLLNEGDDDDHIRGLTKEQIDNLSTRNYEHNSIDSELGKICSVCISDYVTGNKLRQLPCMHEFHIHCIDRWLSENCTCPICRQPVLGSSIANDG; this is encoded by the exons ATGAATACCTCTAGATCTAGATCGCATGATGGTAGTGAAGAAACCTCATCTCAGGACCATAATCATCGCGAAAATGAGAGAAGATGGCAGCAAGAGCGTCTCCACAGAGAAGAAGCCTATTACCAGTTTATTAATGAACTCAGTGATGAAGATTATAGGCTAATGAGAGACCACAATCTTTTAGGCACCCCTG gagAAATAACGTCAGAAGAACTACAACAGAGGTTAGATGAAGTAAAGGAACAACTGGCATCTCAGCCTGACttaagaaatgggacaaataccAGAG AGTCAGAAGTCCCtagagaaaattcaaatgaagATTCTCTGCTAGAATGGTTGAACACCTTTCGACGCACAGGAAATGCAACTCGAAGTGGACAAAATGGGAACCAAACTTGGAGAGCTGTGAGTCGAACAAACCCAAACAGTGGAGAGTTTCGGTTTAGTCTGGAAATACACATAAATCATGAGAATAGAGGAATTGAAATTCATGGTGAAGATCATACAGGCATTCCATTTTCAGACATTAGCAGAGATCATACTACAAGTAGGCAACAAAGATCAGCTAGTCCTGTGGCTAGGCGAACAAGAAGCCAAACCTCGATGAATTTTAATGGTAGTAGTTCCAACATCCCAAGGACTAGGCTTGGTTCAAGGGGTCAGAATTCAGTGGAAGGATCTTCCTCAACATTGGAAAGATTAAGAAATGGAATTGGGGGAGCAGTTGGTGTTCCTAGAACTAGTGCTCCACGCACTAATTTCAGTGGTCACACAAACCAGTCGGGTGGTAGTGAACTCAGGCAAAGGGAGGGGCAGCGGTTTGGAGCGGCACATGTTTGGGAAAATGGGGCTAGAACTAACGTTACAGTGAGGAATACAAACCAAAGATTAGAGCCAATAAGATTACGGTCTACTTTCAGTAGTCGAAGCCGTTCACCAATTCAGAGACAAAGTGGCACTGTTTATCGTAATTCACAGAGGGAAAGTAGACCTTTACAGCAAAACTCAAGAAGGTCTGTTAGGAGGAGAGGTATAACACGTGTCTTTTTAGAGCAAGATAGGGAACGTCGTGGTACAGCTTATGCTCCATTTTCTAACTCAAGACTTGTGTCAAGAATAACagtagaagaaggagaagaatccAGCAGATCCTCAACTGCCGCACGACGACATCCAACAATCACACTGGACCTCCAAGTGAGAAGGATTCGTCCAGGAGAAAACCGCGATCGGGATAGTATTGCAAGTAGGACTCGATCTAGGGTAGGGCTGGCAGAAAATACAGTCACTATCGAAAGCAACAGTGGGGGCTTTCGCCGAACTATCTCCCGTTTAGAGAGGTCAGGTATTCAGACCTATGTTAGTACTATCACTGTTCCTCTTCGTAGGATTTCTGAGAATGAGCTTGTTGAACCGTCGTCAGTGGCTCTTCGGTCAATTTTAAGGCAGATCATGACTGGATTTGGAGAATTGAGTTCTTTAATGGAGGCCGAATCTGAGTCAGAGATTCAGAGACATGGTCAGCACTTACCAGAGAGGCACTCAGATCTGAGTAACGTAGGTGCAGCTAATGACATCAGCCAGCGCAGTGAAGGTGCCTCCCCAAACAGGCGGGCCCGAGAAGACAGCACTGCAGTGCATGGTGCAAATCAGACCACCCAGCCTCCTGCCCCAAGCAGTGATAATCGAGGTGGCAGGCAGTCACGAAATTCAAATAACTTAGTTGAAACTGGAACACTTCCTATCCTTCGCCTTGCTCACTTCTTTTTACTGaatgaaggtgatgatgatgatcacATACGTGGTTTAACCAAAGAGCAGATCGACAATCTTTCCACTCGGAACTATGAGCATAACAGTATCGATAGTGAACTAGGTAAAATCTGTAGTGTGTGTATCAGTGACTACGTAACTGGAAACAAGCTCAGGCAATTACCTTGCATGCACGAATTTCACATTCATTGTATTGACCGATGGCTCTCAGAGAATTGCACTTGCCCCATCTGTCGGCAGCCTGTTTTAGGGTCCAGCATAGCAAACGATGGGTGA
- the RNF6 gene encoding E3 ubiquitin-protein ligase RNF6 isoform X10, with protein sequence MNTSRSRSHDGSEETSSQDHNHRENERRWQQERLHREEAYYQFINELSDEDYRLMRDHNLLGTPGEITSEELQQRLDEVKEQLASQPDLRNGTNTRESEVPRENSNEDSLLEWLNTFRRTGNATRSGQNGNQTWRAVLYR encoded by the exons ATGAATACCTCTAGATCTAGATCGCATGATGGTAGTGAAGAAACCTCATCTCAGGACCATAATCATCGCGAAAATGAGAGAAGATGGCAGCAAGAGCGTCTCCACAGAGAAGAAGCCTATTACCAGTTTATTAATGAACTCAGTGATGAAGATTATAGGCTAATGAGAGACCACAATCTTTTAGGCACCCCTG gagAAATAACGTCAGAAGAACTACAACAGAGGTTAGATGAAGTAAAGGAACAACTGGCATCTCAGCCTGACttaagaaatgggacaaataccAGAG AGTCAGAAGTCCCtagagaaaattcaaatgaagATTCTCTGCTAGAATGGTTGAACACCTTTCGACGCACAGGAAATGCAACTCGAAGTGGACAAAATGGGAACCAAACTTGGAGAGCT